The Candidatus Binatia bacterium genome has a window encoding:
- a CDS encoding RNA polymerase sigma factor translates to MSDTEREPAAALAEEDQLQEEGIPPIEPDVVELAEELPQVADTALEVPSVPGPYEEEEAGPTSREVVPFDPLQRYLAEIKRYPILSREEEHELAVRYKEKGDIEAAYRLVTSNLRLVVMIAREYQRAFQNLLDLIQEGNMGLLEAVKNYDPYRGIRFPSYAVWWIRAYIIRYIMNNWRLVKLGTTQAQRKLFFNLQKEKERLEREGFKPTPKLIAQRLDVKESEVIEMDQRLSSRELSVDAPIEEGEESTLLDFIASREATAEEKVADAEARALLKQRIEEFGKTLTGKEKVIFDERLMAEQPLTLQEIGDRYGISRERVRQLEERVKKKLKKYLLESAKDIEVAVKDIIR, encoded by the coding sequence ATGAGCGACACGGAACGAGAACCGGCCGCCGCGCTGGCCGAAGAAGATCAGCTTCAAGAAGAGGGCATTCCGCCCATCGAACCCGACGTCGTCGAGTTGGCCGAGGAATTGCCTCAAGTGGCCGATACCGCCTTGGAGGTGCCGTCGGTTCCGGGGCCGTATGAAGAAGAGGAAGCCGGGCCGACCAGCCGCGAAGTTGTTCCGTTCGATCCGCTGCAACGATACCTCGCGGAAATCAAGCGTTACCCCATTTTGTCCCGCGAGGAAGAGCACGAACTTGCCGTTCGCTACAAAGAAAAGGGCGACATCGAAGCGGCCTATCGGCTCGTCACGTCGAACTTGCGCCTCGTGGTGATGATCGCGCGCGAGTATCAGCGCGCCTTCCAGAACCTGCTCGACTTGATCCAGGAAGGCAACATGGGGCTGTTGGAAGCGGTGAAGAACTACGACCCCTACCGTGGAATTCGCTTCCCATCGTACGCCGTGTGGTGGATCCGCGCTTACATCATTCGGTACATCATGAACAACTGGCGCTTGGTCAAACTCGGTACGACGCAGGCCCAACGCAAGCTCTTCTTCAACCTGCAGAAGGAAAAAGAACGCCTCGAACGCGAGGGCTTCAAGCCAACCCCTAAGCTCATTGCGCAGCGACTGGATGTGAAGGAGTCGGAAGTCATCGAAATGGACCAGCGCCTCTCCTCCCGAGAGCTTTCCGTGGATGCACCGATCGAAGAAGGCGAGGAAAGTACCTTGCTCGACTTCATCGCCAGTCGCGAAGCGACTGCGGAAGAGAAAGTGGCGGATGCCGAGGCGCGTGCGCTCCTCAAGCAAAGGATCGAAGAGTTTGGAAAAACACTGACCGGCAAGGAAAAGGTGATTTTCGACGAACGCTTGATGGCGGAGCAACCACTGACACTCCAAGAGATTGGCGACCGCTACGGCATCAGCCGCGAGCGCGTTCGCCAGCTCGAAGAGCGTGTGAAGAAGAAATTGAAAAAGTACCTCCTCGAAAGCGCGAAGGACATCGAGGTTGCCGTCAAAGACATCATCCGCTGA
- a CDS encoding 3-oxoadipate enol-lactonase, translating into MPTAQLRGRLNVHFLDEGEGSPLVLLHGLGGSARVWDEAAEGFVRYHRVIRPDLRGFGQSDHPPGPYAIEDYTADLAALLDHLRLDQAHVLGISMGGVIAQRFVLDYPERVRSVVLVSTSSEVGPRAQAAWLRLADLIESRGFGEGSADASRSVSPAFAARYPEKVRALGEATRQCDPRAYAAAARAVAAYNFTAELARVRQPVLILQGLDDQLTPPGGSVKMARALPHARLLFVPEAGHNLPMEQPQAFVFSVLGFLGGVENCAAKNGVRDD; encoded by the coding sequence ATGCCGACGGCCCAACTTCGCGGCAGACTGAACGTGCACTTCCTCGACGAGGGAGAAGGCTCTCCCCTCGTTTTGCTCCATGGCCTCGGCGGTAGCGCGCGAGTGTGGGACGAAGCAGCCGAGGGATTTGTCCGTTACCACCGCGTGATTCGCCCCGATTTGCGCGGCTTTGGGCAGTCGGACCATCCCCCGGGCCCCTACGCCATCGAGGATTATACGGCCGACTTGGCGGCGTTGTTGGACCACCTGCGACTCGACCAGGCACACGTGCTGGGAATTTCGATGGGAGGAGTGATCGCGCAGCGATTTGTGTTGGATTACCCGGAACGCGTGCGGTCGGTTGTTTTAGTGTCCACGTCCAGCGAAGTGGGCCCGCGAGCGCAAGCAGCTTGGCTGCGGCTTGCCGATTTGATCGAGTCGCGCGGCTTTGGCGAGGGTAGTGCGGACGCGAGTCGCTCGGTATCGCCGGCCTTTGCTGCCCGCTACCCGGAGAAGGTGCGCGCGTTGGGGGAGGCCACGCGGCAGTGCGATCCGCGCGCGTACGCGGCTGCGGCGCGGGCAGTGGCCGCGTATAATTTCACCGCGGAGCTCGCCCGAGTACGGCAGCCCGTGTTGATCTTGCAGGGGCTCGACGATCAGCTCACCCCGCCCGGGGGATCGGTCAAGATGGCGCGGGCATTGCCCCACGCACGGCTATTGTTCGTTCCGGAAGCTGGTCACAATCTGCCTATGGAACAGCCGCAAGCGTTCGTGTTCAGTGTGTTGGGTTTTTTAGGTGGGGTCGAGAACTGCGCCGCGAAAAACGGCGTACGGGACGACTGA